The Methanobrevibacter sp. TMH8 region TGCTATATTGTCTGTAAAAGTACTATTTATTATTTTAACTCCATTTCTAAGCCAACTGAAGATAGCGCCTCCCCATTTAGCAGTATTATTATTGAAATTACTATCTATTACAGTGAAATTTGAAATTCCATCATCATAGATAGCACCACCATAACCATTACTATTAGCCCTATTGTTTGTGAAATTAGTATTTATTAATGTGAAATTAGATCTTGAAGCATATATAGCACCAGCATGAGCAGCATTGTTATTTGTGAAACTGCAGTTCATAATTACCAAATTATTACCATTATTGTAAATAGCACCACCATAACTACTAGCTGTGTTATTAATGAATTTACAGTTTATAAATGATAAATTTTCATAGTTAGAATTATAGATAACACCACCACTACCACTACTATTTCCATTTATAAACGTTATATTTACAAATATTATACTATGATTCCTTATATCAAATATTCTATTTTTTCCTTGTGCATCAATAATTATTTGACCATTAGGCCCATTTCCTTGAATTGTTATGCTTTTGTTGATGTTAATGTTAGTATCTTGGTTTATTTTGTTGTAGGTTCCTGGGTTTAAAGTTAATGTTCCTCCATTTTCAGTGTCTGTTATTCCTTGTGCAATTCCACCAGTACTTGATGAGTTAATTGTCATATTAGATGCGTTTATTGTTGAAAAACTACATAAAATTAAGAAAGATACACTTATAAATATGAATAAATACTTGTATTCTATTTTATTAGTTTTTTTAATTTTTATTTTCTCACCTCCATTTTAGCGAATATTAATATTATTAATATGAAATATTATTATTTTAATAAATAAATAAATATTCTTTTTATAATCCAAAAAATATTTAATTATTTATATAATTTTACAATATAACATAAACTAAAAACCCCTATAATTCTTTTTTTCTTTAGTAATTATTCCATTTTATTAATCAGAAAAAAATTCCAAAACAAAGGTTTACATAATATATAAATTATTTATAATATTTTCTATTTCTTAATTTGATAAATCATTATATATTATGTAATAATTATAATATAGAAAATATTAGTTTAGTTTAGCCCCACAAAAAAATGATTTCATAACATCTGATATTAAACAAAAAAAATAATTTTCCAGGGGGTGAAAAAATTTTTGGGGGAATCAGATACTCAATAAAATAGATATTTTTTGGGAGCTAAACTATCTAAATAATTTTCAAGGGCAATAAACATATTATTATCAAATTATTAACCCTTGTAACGAGGAAAAAAGACTAAAAATATCTAATTTTCTTAACTAATATTATAAATAAATTATAATTTTTTTATTTATAAATATATGATTAAGTACATATTCACCCCAATAATTATTTAAATCTGTATTTAATTTTTTTAGTATACTTATATCACCATTAATTCTTTTTATTATTATACTGGATTTTTGTAATTATATAATTTACAAAAAAATTATATAATATTGAAAACATATAAGTAAATGTCGTCATATGGCGACATATGTTGATATGTCAAGACATCATATATAAATGTTTGGAAAATTTGTAAAAATTGGGGTCTTGAAAAAAATTAAAAGATATTTTGATTTTATTACTTTATTTCATATATCAAAATATTTCATTACAAAAATATTTTCACAACATTTATAAAAGACATAATAACATATTATTAAACAGAGCAAATTACTATTTTATTAATTCACCAAAATTGGACACAATTTAATAACAATAGTACTATAAAAAAACGAACATGGTAAAGAAACACTGCAACAAGACTTATTTTAAAGATGTATGGGTTAATATGAAAAATAAAATTAGGTATTACCGCCAAGAAATGAAAATTACCCAAAAAGAATTAGGAAAGATATTAGGCGTATCTAGACAAACAATCTCAGCTCTAGAAAATAATAAGTTCAACCCAACTATCCTCATGGTCCATAAACTCACAGTACTGTTTAATTGCAAAATAGATGATCTTTTTACTTTCGATGAAAAATACAAATATGACCCTGATAAAAAAACTTTAGAAGAAATCACAGAAGAATAACAAAATATTAAGGCGAAAAATATGATATTAGAAATTTTTAAAGACTCATTTTCATATACACTAAAAAATAAAAAAAACTTTTTTAAACTAAGCTTACTTGGAATTTTTTCTTTTCTACTAATTCCATTAATAGCTATCTTAGGATATTCATACAGAGTATCTTTAATAGGAATTAATGGAATGATGTCATATGGAGACGATCCATTAGCTGATTTTAAAAATATAAAAAAACTTCTAATACAAGGACTTAAAATTCTCTTGATTAATTTTGTTTATGCTTTACCAGCTATAATTATTACATTATACATGTTAATATATTGGAAAATTATTGAAATAGCATCATTTAACACATTCCCAGATTTTAGAGTTATTCTAAATCTTGGACTTGAAGAAATAGCTATTTTTACAGTTATATGGGTTTTAACATATCTATTCACATCAATAGCTATTCCAAATATGATAGCTAACAATGGAAAGATATCTGAAGCCTTCAATATAAAAAAAATACTCAAAGTTATAAAAAACGTAGGAATCACAAACTACTTAATATTTACAATATTATCAATTACTTTGATAATAGCTACCATCATAATCATTTTCCTTTTAAGTCAATTCATAAATACCATACTAGCCACTATAATTTTAAGCTTAAATGCTCCCCAATTATGGTATTTAATCAGCTATTTAAACATTTTCATGTTTCTAGGACTATTTCTAATATTCGGCATCACCTTCTTAACCATTACCAAAAGCAGAACCATAGCCTTCATGTATGGATAAAACACTTCCCCCTTTTTAAATAAACAAATCTTACTAATATAAAAAAATAACCAATTAACAAAACAGCTACTAAAATCAAAAAAAACAAAAAAGAAACTACAATAATCCAAAATAAAATAATTAATAATAGCTAATTTAATTATAATAAGCTAATTATTAAAATCATTAGCTATTTGTTGAATTGGTATCATTAACATAATCGTCTGGAATTAATTTTACCATTTTTGCATAGATAGCCATTCCCGGACCACTACCTTCAGTCCACATAACTATTTTTACAGGATAATCCAAATTATTAGATACTTTAATATCAGAACCTGGGTTTACTCCAAAGTTTACAGCATCATGTTCTCCATTCATACCTGCAGGGAGGGCGAACCCCATAGCTAAAGAAACTGACCTTAATGTTCTTGCAGGAGGACAAACTCCATGAGAAGCACCACCACCCGGAGCTTCAGGATCAGCTGACATTGCAAAATTCATAATTTCTGTTCCAGAAGATTTTGAATCAGGCGGAATAATTGTATTATTCCATGATTTTACAAATTGCCTAGCATTATAGTCACGATTTGCATCGTTATATTGAGGATATGAACCTAAATAAGTATAAGCATCTGCACCAACGACTTCCTTATAATTACTCATATAAACCATTATTGGATTGCCAGAAGGATAATTATAAGTATAATTAAAAATATCTTCTCCAAACAATGATTTAATTTCATTAGGTGAAACTGAAGATCTATTATCTGAAAAATTAGCTAATCCATAATCCAAAGTATATGAATCTCCAATTTCAGAATTATTATACCATTTAGCTATAGTATCACCAGAAACATAGCTAGTAGGAATAGTATTATTGTTAATATCATTTTTTCCAATTGTTTTAACTGTTTTATTTTCTTCAACAATATCTATTCCATCTTCGGTTCTTACAGCTTTTGTATAAGGAACTTTATATCCCCAAACAAAATTATCTGGACCTTTAACAATTAATTTATTGTTTTCTTCAGTTAGTACTCCAGGACCAGAAAATCCTTTAGCAATTCCAGCATCAGAAATTCCTCCTGCTGAAAGTTCAGAAATTGGTAAAGGAACTGCACCAGTAGTAATAGCTGTAAAAGCCCCTAAAAAATCTAGAGTCTTGAATCTATCATACAAATAATCAATATTAGTAACAATTGGATATTTATTAATTTTAGAATCATCAATAACATCTTCTCCTGCAAAAACTGTTGTTCCAAGTTCATATTTAGCTACATTATTGACATTTGATGAAACTTGATTTTGACCAATAAAAGAAAATGGTAACATCAATAATATAATAATCAACAATCCTAATACTACTTTAACAGACCATCGTGTTTTTCCTTTCAATTTATCATACGCCCTAAATAATCATCTCTTTAATCTTAAATATCACCCTTATTATCAAAATTAACCTCATTTAAAATCTTTAGGGAATATTTCAGTCCGCCTTCCCCAATAATTAGAATAACATCATTAAAACTAGCAATAGATATAGCTAATTTTAAAGCTTCTTTTACTTGTTCAAAATTTGCTCCTAAAGTTCCAACTTTAGTACCTTGTTTACTTGATTGGATATTTTTTACTTCACAATTAAGATTATTTATAAATTTAGCAGAATCATAAGCAGCATGAGAAGCTGGAATAACAATATCTGCATTAGATAGAAGTTTAGCTATTTCTAGATCACCTTCTTCACCACTTTCAGAAGATATAGTGTTTACTATTATTAATTTATCATAATAATCTTTTTTACTGTCATTACCCTCATTTTTATTTTCATTTTCATTATTAAGTTTATTATCAAGTTTGTTTTCATTTCTATTAGTAAATTCATTATCAATTTTATTATTAAATTTATTAGTCGATTTACTATTAGATTTACTATTTTTTATTAAAGTAGTAAGGGTCTGGATAATGGATTTAACTCCAGCAGGGTTATGTGCATAATCAAGAATAATCTTTGGATTTTCATTAATAATCTGCAATCTTCCATCAACACCTTTAAATGAATTAATACCTTCTATTATATATTTAAAATCAATTCCAGAAAGCCATGCTCCAGAAGCTGCAGCTAAAGAATTATAAACATTAGCTATTGACCCATTTTCTAAGGTAACTTTACCTTCATTTTCATAAATAACAAGATCATATTGAAGAGAACCATCCTGATTAAAATGTATATTTTTAGCAACAACATCTAATTCAGGATTTTTAAAATCACAATCACAATAGAATTTACCTAAATGACCTAAATAATAATTATCATAACTTAATTCTTTTCCACATTTAGGGCAAATCCTAGACTCTTTAAAATTAGAGGATAATTCATTATTTTCAAGAAATTCATCATCATCAGCTATTCCAAAGAATAATAAATCTTCATCATCTTTTAAATAACCAAAATAACTAACAATTGGATCATCACCACAAAGAATTAAATTATCCGCTACATCAACAATTTCTTTTTTACAATTTATATAATCCTCAAAACTGCCATTAGATAAATGATCTTGAGATATATTGGTAATAATTCCTGTATCTACTTCAGCATTTTTAGAAATATCTTCAATTTCTCCTTTATTACCAAATGTCCCAATCTCAATAACAGCTACATCTCCATCAAGTTTTGATTGAAGAGCTGGAATAAATTCAGTATTTCCTTGCATATCCAAATGATGCTCAGGAACTTTTAGTCCAGAAACTCTAAATATATTTTTAAGAATCTCCCTAGTTGTGGTTTTACCATTTGTACCAGTTATACCAAAGACATTTTTATTAGATTTAAAAGATCTAAAAATTTCATCAATACCTAAAATAGGCACATTAATATCTGAATTAGCTTTCTTAAGCTTATCTTTCAGTTTATCATTTTTCATTAAACTTGGAGCTAAAAAGAATGATGAAACATCATTTAAAAGTTTTTCATCATGACCTTTGCCTAAATCAAGCTTTATATCTTCATCTTTAAAAACTTTCATCAATGGAGTATCTTTAGCAGAATCAGAAATTGTTACATCAACATTATTACAAGCTAAAACTCTAGCCATTAAACTTCCAACAGTTCCACAACCACCAATAACTGCAACTTTACCAGAAATAGCTTTATAAAATTTAATAGCATCTATTATATCATTTTTAACAGAATCATATGCATTTACAACACCAGGACCTATATGAAGAATTGTATCTTCTTCATCAGCTATAGCTAAAGCATAAGAAATAGATTCATAAACAGTTTCAGTAATATAACTTTCGATTTCTCCATGAGAGCTAAATGCACCATCAACAATTTCATATGCAGCATCATAATCTATAACTTCAGTTGTTTCATTTTTTGAAGATACTATTAAAACATCTATAAACTTCCCAAGAACTTCACCAATTTTAGTTTTATCACGAGAAGTTAAAGTATCAGGATTATCTAAACTTAAAATTAATCTTCCAGAAACATCTAAACCATCAAATAGCTTTTCCATACTTTCAGGATTATGAGCAGCATCCATAAAAATATTAATATTATTAAAATTATCAATCTTTTCAAATCTTCCTTTAACACCATTAAAATTAGCCATTCTATTTATAGCATCTTCTAAATCAATGCCCATAATCAATGAGCTTAAAATTGTAGCTAGTGAATTTTCAACATTAATCATACCTGGAACTTTAATATTAACTTCTCTTTCAAATTTAGGTATTGTTTTTCTAGAATAATTCCCACAATTACAGCTAGTTTCACCACAATTACTACACACAGAAGTAGGCAGTTCATTAGATTTAATCTTATAGCTAGATCCATCTAATCCATTAAGAACAATATCATATGCAAAAATATCATAATCAACATCTTCATTATAATATTCTTTACCTTCAAAATCAATTTTATGAGGATCTTTTAGTCCATAAACAATAGAATCATGAGTAAAAGTATTTAATCTACTACTAATAATTGGATCATCACCATTTGCAAGTACTAATCCATTATCTTTTAGAAGTTTTTCAATAGCTATATTCCTCTCAATATAATCTTCATAAGTGTTAAATTCATCCATATGATCAGGAGTAAGATTTGTTATAATACATGCATCAAGTTCAAGACCTTCAGCCATACGAATAGTTCCATGTGGAAGTTCTAATACAGCTAATTCTTTATTTTTAAATTGAGAATTAACAACCATCTCAACTAGTCCTTCAATAACCAGAGAGTTTTGAAGTGAAGAGAAAATAATAGTATCAAATTTATCTTCAAGAGCATAATTAACCATATTGGTTGTAGTAGTTTTACCATCAGTCCCTGCTATTCCAATCATAGGGATAGCTATAAGAGAATTTAATATCTTTCCAACATCACTATTTTCAATTATATCAAATTTTCCATCACTAGCTAATTCATATATTTTTTTAATAAAATCAACTGTTTTAGGAATATTTGGAGAAATATAAATAGCATCAACAGAATTTAGTAAATCATAGTTATGATCTCCTAAATCAAAAGTGATTCCTTTTTCTTTAAGATTCTTTATTTTATTTTGTGTCTTTTTTGGAAGCATTTCAAAGGTATTTGAATCAGTAACTATAACATCATTTCCCAAATAATTGAAAAGATTAGCTACTGGCCTTCCTGCATTTCCTGCGCCGACAATAAGAACTTTTTTTCCAGAAATCACACTATGCTCCTATAGATTAAATAAGCTAAATATATTACAATATATTAGATATTATAAATCATTAAATAAACTTAATATATTACAATATATTAGATATTATAAATCATTAAATAAACTTAATATATTACAATATATTAGATATTATAAATCATTGAATAAACTAAATATATTAAACTATTATAAATATTATAAATCATTAAATTATAAATCATTAAATATATTAAATCAATATTATAAATATGTTGAATTGATTAAATGATTAATTAAATTAAAACAAAATTTTAAATTTTTAGATAATATTACTAATTTTTAAACATTAATAATAATTAAAATATTACCAACAATAGTATTATTAATAATAGTATATCCTTAATATAATAATTTAGATTTAATTACTTATAAATATAAGATTTTAAATAAAATAGATAATTAAATCAAAAAATCTTCTAAAAAATCCTATTAAAGATTATATTACCCCTGTATCACCCAAACTTTGTTGATTATATGTTTAATAGCTAAGAATACATTTATAGAAATTTTATTATTATTAGACTTTATAAATTAGTGAATCAAATAATTATATTTTGTTTATTATATATTTAATCAACATACTATATAATTATTACTATTGAAAGTATATAATGATAGTAATATATTAACTATTCAATAAATTTTATTGAAAATTTATTTGCTAAATTAATAATACAAGTAAATATATTTTTTATTATGAAATTGCTTTAATAATAAAATTAATAGATAAACATGATTATATAAAAGTATATAGGCTTAAAATTAGTTTTAATTAGTCAAAATCATTTATAATTATATATAATAAGTTGAAATTATTTATAATTACTTATAATTAGATATAAGTTATAATAAACTAAAACACTAAAAAAACTAAATATTTATTTTATTAAGGATTTAGCTACTACAATTATCACATAATTCACTCAATCTCTCTTGGATTTTAATAATTGTCTCTTGACCATTTCCCCCAATAAAAATAGCTTCTTCATGAGAATATTCAGCAATAAATCCAATAATCTCATCAAGATTATTGGCTACCTCAATTCTACCCTCATAACATAATGATTTTAATCTATAAATAGCATGATCAACAGTATCATCTAATCCCGGAAAAAGAACAATGACTTCTGGATTTGATTCAACTACTGCATCTAGAATATCTAAACGATGTTCTTCATTAAAACGTGGAGTACCTATAAAAATCGCATAAAAATACTGTTCATCAAGGATAGATTTAACAGCATGGGAATTATCAGTTTTTCCAATGAAAATTTTAGAATCATTTAATTTATAAACTTTTAATCGACCATCAATAGCTTCAAAATTTTCTAAAGAGTCTTGAATGATTTCATCATCAATTCCTAAATATTTAGCTATTGAATTAGCCAAACCAGCATTAAGTTTATTGAATGTTCCAAAAACTTTCAAATCATTAGGATATTCATAATACTCCAAAATTTCAATTGTATTATCAGCATCAGATAAATCAGAAATATTAGACAAATCACCAACATCATATGAATCAGGTCCAATTTGATTAACAGCATTCTGATCAACTGCATATAAATCATTATCAGATTGATTTAAAGAGAATGTTTCATTGTAATTCTTAAATTCATCAATATACGGTAAATTTTTATCTAAAAATACTGTTTTTTTTCTAGAAAATTCAATAACAGAATTTTTATAATTTTCTATAGAACCATGAACATTCATATGATCATTACCAATGTTAGTTAAACCAACAAGGTCAAAATTAAAACAATAATCACAAAAAGCTAAGGTCATATCACAGACTTCAATTAATAATATATCATATTCTTCTTTTTCAGCTTCAAGAATAATGTCACAGTATCCATTAAAGCCCCCTCCTGCATTTCCTCCAACAAGAACCTTTTTTCCAGCATTTTCAAGAATATCTTTAAGCATTGAAACTGTGGTAGTTTTTCCATTGGTTCCAGTTATTCCTATAGTGAAGATATCTTTATGTTTAGTTAAAACATCACTGATAGATTTTCCAGATTTTACAATATCCTTTGCAAGTTGGGTTTTCCATAACCCCGGACTTAATACAACAACATCAGAGCTAGCTATTGTATCTTTATCAGTGTTGCCAACTTCTACAATTAGTCGGCCTTCAGATATTGTAATTGAATCTTCATTTCTAAAAAAATTTGCCTTAGAAAATGGTATTTCAAGATCTTCCAAATCTATATTTGGATTTAAATCTGTTGCATAAACATGCCAATCATTAGCTAACAAAGATTTTGTAGCTTTTTTCCCTTCAACACCTAAACCAATAACAGCTGCTCTCATAATTCCACTAAATTTTAATAATGTTACTTTTAATCCTATTTTGAAATATTAATAACAAATATCTATAATAAATAAATATAATGAATAATCTATAAAAAAATTTATAATAAAAATTATA contains the following coding sequences:
- a CDS encoding helix-turn-helix transcriptional regulator encodes the protein MKNKIRYYRQEMKITQKELGKILGVSRQTISALENNKFNPTILMVHKLTVLFNCKIDDLFTFDEKYKYDPDKKTLEEITEE
- a CDS encoding DUF4013 domain-containing protein, translating into MILEIFKDSFSYTLKNKKNFFKLSLLGIFSFLLIPLIAILGYSYRVSLIGINGMMSYGDDPLADFKNIKKLLIQGLKILLINFVYALPAIIITLYMLIYWKIIEIASFNTFPDFRVILNLGLEEIAIFTVIWVLTYLFTSIAIPNMIANNGKISEAFNIKKILKVIKNVGITNYLIFTILSITLIIATIIIIFLLSQFINTILATIILSLNAPQLWYLISYLNIFMFLGLFLIFGITFLTITKSRTIAFMYG
- a CDS encoding Mur ligase family protein translates to MISGKKVLIVGAGNAGRPVANLFNYLGNDVIVTDSNTFEMLPKKTQNKIKNLKEKGITFDLGDHNYDLLNSVDAIYISPNIPKTVDFIKKIYELASDGKFDIIENSDVGKILNSLIAIPMIGIAGTDGKTTTTNMVNYALEDKFDTIIFSSLQNSLVIEGLVEMVVNSQFKNKELAVLELPHGTIRMAEGLELDACIITNLTPDHMDEFNTYEDYIERNIAIEKLLKDNGLVLANGDDPIISSRLNTFTHDSIVYGLKDPHKIDFEGKEYYNEDVDYDIFAYDIVLNGLDGSSYKIKSNELPTSVCSNCGETSCNCGNYSRKTIPKFEREVNIKVPGMINVENSLATILSSLIMGIDLEDAINRMANFNGVKGRFEKIDNFNNINIFMDAAHNPESMEKLFDGLDVSGRLILSLDNPDTLTSRDKTKIGEVLGKFIDVLIVSSKNETTEVIDYDAAYEIVDGAFSSHGEIESYITETVYESISYALAIADEEDTILHIGPGVVNAYDSVKNDIIDAIKFYKAISGKVAVIGGCGTVGSLMARVLACNNVDVTISDSAKDTPLMKVFKDEDIKLDLGKGHDEKLLNDVSSFFLAPSLMKNDKLKDKLKKANSDINVPILGIDEIFRSFKSNKNVFGITGTNGKTTTREILKNIFRVSGLKVPEHHLDMQGNTEFIPALQSKLDGDVAVIEIGTFGNKGEIEDISKNAEVDTGIITNISQDHLSNGSFEDYINCKKEIVDVADNLILCGDDPIVSYFGYLKDDEDLLFFGIADDDEFLENNELSSNFKESRICPKCGKELSYDNYYLGHLGKFYCDCDFKNPELDVVAKNIHFNQDGSLQYDLVIYENEGKVTLENGSIANVYNSLAAASGAWLSGIDFKYIIEGINSFKGVDGRLQIINENPKIILDYAHNPAGVKSIIQTLTTLIKNSKSNSKSTNKFNNKIDNEFTNRNENKLDNKLNNENENKNEGNDSKKDYYDKLIIVNTISSESGEEGDLEIAKLLSNADIVIPASHAAYDSAKFINNLNCEVKNIQSSKQGTKVGTLGANFEQVKEALKLAISIASFNDVILIIGEGGLKYSLKILNEVNFDNKGDI
- a CDS encoding Mur ligase family protein; the protein is MRAAVIGLGVEGKKATKSLLANDWHVYATDLNPNIDLEDLEIPFSKANFFRNEDSITISEGRLIVEVGNTDKDTIASSDVVVLSPGLWKTQLAKDIVKSGKSISDVLTKHKDIFTIGITGTNGKTTTVSMLKDILENAGKKVLVGGNAGGGFNGYCDIILEAEKEEYDILLIEVCDMTLAFCDYCFNFDLVGLTNIGNDHMNVHGSIENYKNSVIEFSRKKTVFLDKNLPYIDEFKNYNETFSLNQSDNDLYAVDQNAVNQIGPDSYDVGDLSNISDLSDADNTIEILEYYEYPNDLKVFGTFNKLNAGLANSIAKYLGIDDEIIQDSLENFEAIDGRLKVYKLNDSKIFIGKTDNSHAVKSILDEQYFYAIFIGTPRFNEEHRLDILDAVVESNPEVIVLFPGLDDTVDHAIYRLKSLCYEGRIEVANNLDEIIGFIAEYSHEEAIFIGGNGQETIIKIQERLSELCDNCSS